The DNA window ACCGCCAGTCCAGAGCTCAGGGCGAGCCAAATGTGCCCGGAAGAGTCGGTAACAATCGAACGGTCGCGGCGAACTTCACTGATTCCCAGCAGCCCATCGCTCGCGTCGTAGAGTTGAGAGCCCGATCTCCCAATCAAGCCGGAAGCTAACCCATCGCGGTTTACCTGGACGACGTGGTCCGGAGTAGCGAACCATAGAGACCCGTGACTGTCTTCTGTGATGCCCAGGATCTCCTCGCGAAGCGCTTCCGGCAGTACAGGAGGTTGGTGAAGATGTCCGGAGGAGATGTAGGCAAGTCCTTCGGAGGTAGCAATCCAGAGCGTCTTCCTGGAATCCTCAAAGAGCGAATCGACCTCGGAGGAAGGCAGCCCCTCTCGCGCTGTCCAGGACGTCCAATGGCCTCCTGCCAGAGAGTCGAGGCCGCCAGCGGTAGCGAACCACATCGTTCCATCCTGCCCTTCGACGATCGAGTTAACCTGATTAGACGAAAGCCCCTCTGTGGTCGAGAAGTTGCGGATCTGCGAGCCCTTTACTTCGCTAACGCCCTTGCTCGCTGTACCTGCCCATATGGTTCCATCGCGACTGCAGTGCACCGAAAAGACACTGTCCTCAGCCAGTCCATCTCGCGCCGTAAGGCTGCGAGCAGTGACAGCCGTCCCGGCCATCTTCAGAGCAGTAAGCCCGCCTCGCTGCCGTCCAACCCAGATCTCCCCATTGCAACCGCTAATGGAATTGATGATGTCCTCTTTCAGGCCGTCTGCTGTCACCCGACCGACGTGACCTTGCTTCAGCCAGTACAGGCCTCCCGTGAGCGGAGCAAACCAGGTGCGGCCATCGCTATCGACGTAGACGGGCCCCGTGCCCGCTGGTGGAAGCCCTTCGGAGCTGGTGTACGTGGTGAAGGTTCCATCGCGCAATCGCTCCATGCCGCGCGAGCCTCCGTACCAAAGAACGCCCTCGCGATCTAAATGGACTGCCGTGACGGCGTCCTCCTGCTGCCGATTGATGAAGTCGGACGATACTGCCCTGGAGGGGGAAACCCTGAGAAGGCCCCGGTTCGTCCCTATCCAGGTATTGCCCTGCTGATCCACCGTGAGGGCCAGAGCCCGCAGACCGGCGGTCTGAGCTGAGAAATTATTCTTCAGAGCTCCGTCAGACTCGAGTTGGAGGATGCCGTTCTCGGTAACCGCCCACAGCCAGCCATTGTTCGATGGCAGTAACTCGCTGATCTTCCTCCCAGCAACAACTTTTGAAACATCGGTGATGCTTCCTCCGTTCGTGCGATATAGCCCGCCCTCTGCAGTGGCCATCCAGACCGCGCCATCAAGCGTTGATGCAAGCGAGACCACGGTGCCCGGAATCTTCTCGGCACCCACAACGCTCTCTACCTTGCCATCGCGGTAGAGGAAGAGACCCTCGCCGGTCGCGGAGAAGAGAACCCCGCCTCTATGCTCGGCGGCCATGGAAGAGAGCGTGAGCGTTTTGAGAGAGAGGCGGCTCGCCACGTCCTCGAATCTTCCATCTCGGTAACGCATCAGTTGAGGCCCATCGGCTCTGATCCAGAGACTTCCCTCGCCGTCCGAGACCAGATCGCGAACCGGCCCGAGAGAGCCGGAGGTTGCGATGGGCCGTTGGATCAGCGTCAGGCTGGACCCGTCGTAGCGAAGGAGCCCACGCTCAGTTCCGATCCAGAGGTAGCCGTCGTTCGATTCGCCGATCGCATAGACATGACCGCCAAGGAATCCACGATCGGCTCCC is part of the Granulicella aggregans genome and encodes:
- a CDS encoding sensor histidine kinase; this encodes MKSSITSPDDYKSRQNSRRSWRPVQVLLVALFIAGSAHALDENKTMSQYVHDRWGADRGFLGGHVYAIGESNDGYLWIGTERGLLRYDGSSLTLIQRPIATSGSLGPVRDLVSDGEGSLWIRADGPQLMRYRDGRFEDVASRLSLKTLTLSSMAAEHRGGVLFSATGEGLFLYRDGKVESVVGAEKIPGTVVSLASTLDGAVWMATAEGGLYRTNGGSITDVSKVVAGRKISELLPSNNGWLWAVTENGILQLESDGALKNNFSAQTAGLRALALTVDQQGNTWIGTNRGLLRVSPSRAVSSDFINRQQEDAVTAVHLDREGVLWYGGSRGMERLRDGTFTTYTSSEGLPPAGTGPVYVDSDGRTWFAPLTGGLYWLKQGHVGRVTADGLKEDIINSISGCNGEIWVGRQRGGLTALKMAGTAVTARSLTARDGLAEDSVFSVHCSRDGTIWAGTASKGVSEVKGSQIRNFSTTEGLSSNQVNSIVEGQDGTMWFATAGGLDSLAGGHWTSWTAREGLPSSEVDSLFEDSRKTLWIATSEGLAYISSGHLHQPPVLPEALREEILGITEDSHGSLWFATPDHVVQVNRDGLASGLIGRSGSQLYDASDGLLGISEVRRDRSIVTDSSGHIWLALSSGLAVADPESFLSRFTPVGVRISGITVDGMEQDMHGLLSLAPGPRSITLKYDAAGLSAPQALEFRYKLDGYDQGWSDVATLRQVVYRNLGPGTYRFHVMASSGQGLWNGVEDSYLFTVEAAFWQTWWFRTVCFAAIVFGSLLLYRLHMNRLTRQLNLSFQERLAERTRIARELHDTLLQSFQGLMLRFHAVDRMLPARPLEAKAALDGALNRADEALVESRNAIRSLRSSAHETHDLALALNQIMVDLNEECRDDESIPVTLSLVVEGEPREISSLISEEICRIGREALRNSLLHAQPHRIEAEISYSESHLRLRFRDDGIGIDAQTLKRGGRPGHWGIPGMQERAQQIQAQLQVWSKEGAGTEVEVTLPGRLVYQQSPRRRRFPLFRKQDSKGL